The Anguilla rostrata isolate EN2019 chromosome 18, ASM1855537v3, whole genome shotgun sequence genome has a window encoding:
- the tacr2 gene encoding substance-K receptor isoform X1 yields MNLDMDNLDPVPSLISTISFEDSDDDNETTTNMFAQPGWQVALWAIAYALIVFVSVIGNVTVIWIILAHKRMRTVTNYFIVSLAFSDASMAAFNTVFNFVYALHNDWYFGLGYCRFQNFFPITAIFASIYSMTAIAVDRYMAIIHPLKPRLSSTTTKVVIGVIWAVAFSLAFPQCFYSKTKFYSPRTVCLVDWPGDYGGKHQLSYQIAVIILIYLLPLLVMLVTYSLVGLSLWGSEIPGEASDHYQNQIRAKRKVVKMMIVVVLTFAFCWLPFHIYFLLGSFNKDIYKQRYIQQVYLAIFWLAMSSTMYNPIIYCCLNHRFRSGFRRAFRWCPFIRISEEDQMELQHMRTFQMTRSYRTETTTAVHRNSTEQEETTAKLIKA; encoded by the exons ATGAACTTGGACATGGATAATCTGGACCCGGTGCCGTCATTGATTTCAACGATTTCGTTTGAAGATTCTGATGATGATAACGAAACTACTACGAACATGTTCGCACAGCCAGGCTGGCAAGTCGCGCTGTGGGCAATAGCGTATGCTCTGATTGTATTTGTGTCTGTCATTGGAAATGTCACGGTCATTTGGATAATTCTGGCGCACAAAAGAATGAGGACAGTGACCAACTATTTCATTGTGAGTCTGGCGTTCTCGGACGCTTCAATGGCAGCGTTCAACACCGTGTTCAATTTCGTTTACGCCTTGCACAACGACTGGTACTTCGGATTAGGATACTGCAGGTTTCAAAACTTCTTTCCCATCACAGCAATATTTGCGAGCATATATTCAATGACAGCTATTGCTGTGGACAG ATACATGGCCATCATCCACCCACTGAAGCCCCGCCTCTCTTCTACCACCACGAAGGTGGTGATTGGAGTGATCTGGGCGGTGGCCTTCTCCTTGGCCTTCCCCCAGTGCTTCTACTCCAAAACCAAGTTTTACTCCCCCCGCACAGTGTGTCTGGTGGACTGGCCTGGTGACTATGGGGGGAAGCACCAGCTCAG TTACCAGATTGCAGTGATCATTCTGATCTACCTACTCCCCCTGCTGGTAATGCTGGTGACCTACAGCCTGGTGGGCTTGTCACTGTGGGGCAGCGAGATACCAGGTGAAGCTTCAGACCACTATCAGAACCAGATACGGGCCAAACGCAAG GTGGTGAAGATGATGATTGTGGTGGTGCTGACCTTTGCGTTCTGTTGGCTGCCCTTCCACATCTACTTCCTCCTGGGCAGCTTCAACAAGGACATCTACAAGCAGAGATACATCCAGCAGGTCTACCTGGCCATCTTCTGGCTGGCTATGAGCTCCACCATGTACAATCCAATCATCTACTGCTGTCTAAACCACAG ATTCCGGTCGGGATTTCGCCGAGCCTTCCGCTGGTGTCCGTTCATCCGGATCTCGGAGGAGGACCAGATGGAGCTGCAGCACATGAGGACCTTCCAAATGACCCGAAGCTACCGCACAGAGACCACGACCGCGGTCCACCGCAACTCCACCGAGCAGGAGGAGACCACAGCTAAACTCATAAAGGCCTGA
- the tacr2 gene encoding substance-K receptor isoform X2 yields MNLDMDNLDPVPSLISTISFEDSDDDNETTTNMFAQPGWQVALWAIAYALIVFVSVIGNVTVIWIILAHKRMRTVTNYFIVSLAFSDASMAAFNTVFNFVYALHNDWYFGLGYCRFQNFFPITAIFASIYSMTAIAVDRYMAIIHPLKPRLSSTTTKVVIGVIWAVAFSLAFPQCFYSKTKFYSPRTVCLVDWPGDYGGKHQLSYQIAVIILIYLLPLLVMLVTYSLVGLSLWGSEIPGEASDHYQNQIRAKRKLQQGHLQAEIHPAGLPGHLLAGYELHHVQSNHLLLSKPQIPVGISPSLPLVSVHPDLGGGPDGAAAHEDLPNDPKLPHRDHDRGPPQLHRAGGDHS; encoded by the exons ATGAACTTGGACATGGATAATCTGGACCCGGTGCCGTCATTGATTTCAACGATTTCGTTTGAAGATTCTGATGATGATAACGAAACTACTACGAACATGTTCGCACAGCCAGGCTGGCAAGTCGCGCTGTGGGCAATAGCGTATGCTCTGATTGTATTTGTGTCTGTCATTGGAAATGTCACGGTCATTTGGATAATTCTGGCGCACAAAAGAATGAGGACAGTGACCAACTATTTCATTGTGAGTCTGGCGTTCTCGGACGCTTCAATGGCAGCGTTCAACACCGTGTTCAATTTCGTTTACGCCTTGCACAACGACTGGTACTTCGGATTAGGATACTGCAGGTTTCAAAACTTCTTTCCCATCACAGCAATATTTGCGAGCATATATTCAATGACAGCTATTGCTGTGGACAG ATACATGGCCATCATCCACCCACTGAAGCCCCGCCTCTCTTCTACCACCACGAAGGTGGTGATTGGAGTGATCTGGGCGGTGGCCTTCTCCTTGGCCTTCCCCCAGTGCTTCTACTCCAAAACCAAGTTTTACTCCCCCCGCACAGTGTGTCTGGTGGACTGGCCTGGTGACTATGGGGGGAAGCACCAGCTCAG TTACCAGATTGCAGTGATCATTCTGATCTACCTACTCCCCCTGCTGGTAATGCTGGTGACCTACAGCCTGGTGGGCTTGTCACTGTGGGGCAGCGAGATACCAGGTGAAGCTTCAGACCACTATCAGAACCAGATACGGGCCAAACGCAAG CTTCAACAAGGACATCTACAAGCAGAGATACATCCAGCAGGTCTACCTGGCCATCTTCTGGCTGGCTATGAGCTCCACCATGTACAATCCAATCATCTACTGCTGTCTAAACCACAG ATTCCGGTCGGGATTTCGCCGAGCCTTCCGCTGGTGTCCGTTCATCCGGATCTCGGAGGAGGACCAGATGGAGCTGCAGCACATGAGGACCTTCCAAATGACCCGAAGCTACCGCACAGAGACCACGACCGCGGTCCACCGCAACTCCACCGAGCAGGAGGAGACCACAGCTAA